The genomic DNA AATACGGTAGATAGGTTGCCTGAATCTCATATCTATTTCCAACATCCGGATTGGATTACCTGCAAAAAAGATTTTACTCCTATGAATACAAATGCACCTGCTGGTGCGTTTCTTGACCCAGGCATTGATAAGGTCAAAGATTATACAAAAAATATTATTCTTAATATTATTAGTAATTACAATCTTGATGGAATAATATTAGACTATGTTCGGTATCCATATATTGATTATGGTTATAATCCAACAGCAATTCAAAAGTTTGAAACTGATGTAAAAAATGGTTTTCAGCCTGACGACTTTTCTCTATGGAGACAAGAACAACTTACTAATTTTGTGAAGGATATCGGAACAAAAATTAAGAATGTAAAACCCGATATCACATTTGCAATTACAGTTAAACCAGAATACGATAAAGCAAAAAAATACTATTTTCAGAACTGGAAGAAATGGTTAAAGAATGATAATTTGGACTTCGTATGCCTAATGATATATACAAAGTCAGATATAGAATTTGAAAGAATTGTTGATAGAAATTTATTTGATATTAAGAAACAAAAGATTGGAATATCAATTCGTGCTTGGGATGATGAGAAAAAATATCCTGCAAAAAAAATAACCTCTAAGATTAATTTGTGTTATAAATATGGATTTGGCGATATATCTTTATTCCATTTTGGTGGAGTTGTTGAAAATGATTTTTTTGAAATTGACTATGATCAATAAAAATAATTAAATAGTATAAAAATTATGGATTGAACTTATGAGAATAGACATTTTATTAAACAAATTATGTATTGTAAAACACCGTTCTATAGCTAAAAAAGCATGTGATAAGGGATTGGTTCAGATTAATGGAATGAATGTAAAAGCATCCAAATCAGTAAAAGTTGGGGATATTATCAGAGTATCTTTGTATCCGTCCAAGCTTCCCGATGAGATCGGGGAGACTAATGAGTTTATTATGGAATTTGAAGTTACTCAAATTCCGGAAGGAAATATTAACAAATCAGATATAAATAATTACTATCATCTTGTAGTAAAGAATCAAATTTAGATGCCAATTCTTTCTCCAAATTACTGAAAAAATTTTATGTAACTCATTCGTATAAGGAAGAATAGAGGAAATAATAAGATGAAACTTGTTATTCTAAGAATCTTGATAAAGATTGGGAGTATGCCGATTATTTTTGCAAAAAAAATTTGACAAAGAATTTTTATGGACTTTCATTTTGTTCACAATGAAAAGGCAAAGTAA from Candidatus Cloacimonadota bacterium includes the following:
- a CDS encoding family 10 glycosylhydrolase, whose product is MISYEISFAKSRALWATAWEINSQEKVVEVVKFAYTYNFDAIFAEIRYRADALYIPNKSDTTYSNPEKRSYFLEDSDNNFDPFGYLLTLSHLFHIKVYGWITTFVVTPNTVDRLPESHIYFQHPDWITCKKDFTPMNTNAPAGAFLDPGIDKVKDYTKNIILNIISNYNLDGIILDYVRYPYIDYGYNPTAIQKFETDVKNGFQPDDFSLWRQEQLTNFVKDIGTKIKNVKPDITFAITVKPEYDKAKKYYFQNWKKWLKNDNLDFVCLMIYTKSDIEFERIVDRNLFDIKKQKIGISIRAWDDEKKYPAKKITSKINLCYKYGFGDISLFHFGGVVENDFFEIDYDQ
- a CDS encoding S4 domain-containing protein, with product MRIDILLNKLCIVKHRSIAKKACDKGLVQINGMNVKASKSVKVGDIIRVSLYPSKLPDEIGETNEFIMEFEVTQIPEGNINKSDINNYYHLVVKNQI